In Actinomycetes bacterium, the DNA window TCCTCCCCGCCGTCTAGGACGACGGCCCTTCCCTTGCCGGGATACGTCTCGTGGAACTTGGCGAGGCCGGCTCTCGCCGCGGTCCTTGCTGCAGCCGTGCTGCTCGACCCCGGAACACCAGCAACGAAGACCACGACGAACCCGCCAGCACTGTCGGAGCCGTCGCCTAACACCACCTCAAGACGAGCCCACGACCCGAGCATTTACACCGGATCTGGGACGCGACCCGAAGAACCTGGTCAGGCTGCAGTCAACGTGTGCCAGACGGGTGCGTCCGCACCGCACTGGCACGTCTGCTGCGGCAAATCACGACATGGGAGGACCGACGTTCTTGATCTTGCGCCAACCACCCGCGCGGTTGTTTGCGATGATCTGACGGAGCATCACCAGCAGGGCGGTGGCGTTTACGGCGTCCCCCTGCCTGAATGCGATCGTGCGCGCCGTGGTGTTGTCGTGGCCCCCCGTGATGATGCGCTCGGGGTCCGCCACGATCGCTCCGTCGTAGAGAAACAGGTTCAAGTGGTCCTTGGCCGCGAGCAGTGCGCAGATGTTGCCCTGCAGGGTGAAGTAGGGACGGTCGGTCCGCTTGATGGTCTCCACGACCTCGGGGTCAGCAGAGTGGACCAGGTCGCGGAGTTCGCGGCATAGCGTTGCCTGCCAGTCGGGCAAGCGGTCGATGTATGCGTCCACACGCGGATCGGTCACGTAGGCCATGCCCAATCCAACCGCTGATCGCCAGGACGCAGCAGGACCGAACGGGATCGGCACGTATCGGGCGTCCACTTCGCGGCACGGGAATGCGTTGAGCGCCTTCTGGGGCTGGCGTTGGGAACGTCCTTCTGATGCGCTTGTCGGGCTTCGTGTCTCACCCGCACAAGGAGGACGTTCATGGCCAACGGTGGTGGTGTCTCTCGTGGGGATCGGGACCGGAACGCGCGACTGTCGCGGCTGCGCGCCGCGGTGCCGATCGCGAACGCGGTCGTCACAAGGTCGTCCAACCTGCGGCCCACGGAGGGGCTCGGCGGCTGATCGGCCTCGGGATGGACCTGACGGCAGCGGCCGAGCGGGGCAGCATGGGGACGTGGTAGCCAGTGACCGCGCGTTGACTGGTGGTGGCCTGGGATGAGGGTGGCAGCGCTCATCAGCGCCGTCGTAGTCCTGGCCGGGTGCAGTCCGACGTCGGCCCACCCCTCCAGACCGGCTGAAGCGGGACAGGTCTCCCCAGCCTCGACAGCTGTTGCGCGACCGACATCTTCAGCACCGGCGTCGGGCGCGGCTGCCGCCGCTGCTGGCGGTCAAACCTCCCGGGTGCAACCGAGCCCCTCGGGGCGGGTCAGCGCCCCCAGGTATGCGGCTGACCCGCCGGCTGGGGTGACCTGCCGGGTGCCGGGTTCCAGCTCAAGCACGTTGGCCTGCGTCATCGGGTACTCGGTCGACGGTCGCCCGATCGAGGCGGTGCGCCAGGGCGCTGCGACCGCCAGCCATCTGTTGCTGGTGCTGGGGCAGAT includes these proteins:
- a CDS encoding DUF1801 domain-containing protein — translated: MAYVTDPRVDAYIDRLPDWQATLCRELRDLVHSADPEVVETIKRTDRPYFTLQGNICALLAAKDHLNLFLYDGAIVADPERIITGGHDNTTARTIAFRQGDAVNATALLVMLRQIIANNRAGGWRKIKNVGPPMS